From Mesorhizobium sp. Pch-S:
CTGCAGGTGGCGGCGCTGAAGCCGCCGGCCCTGAAGGCGGTGATCTCCATCGCCTCCACGGTCGATCGCTACAATGACGACATCCACTACAAGAACGGCACACACCTGTCGGCGCAGCTGTCCTGGGCGGCGACGATGAGCGCCTACCAGTCGCGCTCGCCGGACCCGGAGATCGTCGGCGAGCGCTGGCGCACCATGTGGCTGGAGCGGCTGGAACAGGAGCCTTTCTTCATGGAGGAATGGCTGTCGCACCAGCGCCGCGACGACTTCTGGAAGCATGGCTCGATCGCCGAGGATTTCGACGGCTTCCCGGTCCCGGCGCTGGTGATTTCCGGCTGGGCCGACGGCTACCGCAACACGCCGCTGAAGGCGGTGGCCGGGATGCCCGGCAAGGCCAAGGCTTTGGTCGGCCCGTGGGTGCACAAATATCCGCATTTCGCCTATCCGAAGCCGCGCGCCGATTTCCACGCCGAAGCGATCGCCTGGTGGCGCCGCTGGCTGTGCGACGAGCAGAACGGCGCCGAGGCCGCGCCGCAGGTGCGTGCCTATATCCTCGACGGTCCGCGTCCGGCGCGCTGGCGCGAGGCAGATCCCGGCTACTGGGTCGCCAAGGACGCATGGCGCGAACCCGAAACCATGACGCTGGCAATCGGTTCCGCTGGGCGGCTGGAACGCGACCCCGCAGGGCGCGCCGACGGCAACGCGCTGCTCAACTCGCCGCTGGATACCGGAACGGCGGCCGGCGAATTCTTCACGCTCAAGCCGGACACGGAAATGGCCGGCGACCAGCGCCTCGACGACGCCGGTTCGCTGACGTTCGAAACCGGGATGTCGATGGATGAATGCGTGATCCTCGGCCAGCCCGTGCTGAAGCTCAGGCTCTCCAGCGACGCGCCGCTTGCCAATCTGGCCGCGCGGCTGGTGGATGTGCATGCCGACGGCACCGCCACCCGCGTCTCATTCGGCGTGCTCAACCTCGCGCATCGCGCGGGCAACGCCGAACCGAGAGCGCTGGAACCCGGCAGGACGGTCGAGGTGGAACTGGTGCTCGACGCCTGCGGCTATCGCTTCGCACCGGGACACCGCATCCGGCTGTCGCTGTCGAGCGCCTATTGGCCGATGATCCTGCCGCCACCGTATGACGCCACGCTGGACGTCGAACTTTCATCCATCGAACTCGGCCTGCCGCTGCTCGGCGAACACCGCCGCATCGATGTGCCGGAGCCGGCCGATCCCGACCCGCTGCCGCGCTACGAGACGCTTGCGCAAGGCTCGGCCGGGCGCGTCGTCGAGCGCGACATGCTGAACGGCGTCACCCGCTACAGGGTCAGCGAGGATACAGGACTGAACCGTCATCCCGGCAATGGCCTGAGCGCGCGCGACACCACCGAACAGGTCTGGTCGATCGTGCCGGGAGATCCGCTGTCGATGACGGCCGAAATCACCATGCACAGCCTTGTCGCCCGCGAGGGCTGGGAAACCCGGACCCGCAGCGTCATCCGGCTGTCCTGCACCGAAACGGAGTGGATCACCTCCGAGCACATGCAGGCCAGCCATGACGGGACCATTGTGTTCGAACGCGAGCGCAGCGCTCGCATCCCGCGCGATCACATGTGAAACCTGTGCAGGAAAGGCCAACGGAATAGCCGCCCGGCGTTTTGGGAAGGCATGGCTTCACAGTTTCGATAATATGGAATACCAGATACGCGTTCGGTATCTGGAGACAAAGACGCTTGCAACGCGGCAACCTATCCCTACGGGTCAAGCGACCGGAAAAAACATTGCGCGAGCTGACACTCGAGCAGATGCGCAATGCCATCATCGATGGCCATTTCAAGCCGAACGAAAGGCTGGTCGAGCGCGACCTGTGCGAACAGCTGGGCGTGAGCCGCACCATTGTCCGCGAGGTCCTGCGCCACCTCGAATCGGAGGGTCTCGTGGCAACGGGCCTCACGCGGGGACCTGTCGTCGCGCAAACCACCACCAAGCAGGCGATGCAGATCTACGAAATCCGCGGGGTGCTGGAAGGTCTGGCGGCCAAGGCCTGTGCCGAAGGCGACCGTGAAGCGATCGCGGGTGCCCTGCAAGCCGTGCTCGACCGGATCCTGGCTGGTTATGCCAAACGCAAGATGGATGCCGTGCTCAAGGAGACGGCCGAATTCTACCGGCTTCTCTTTGCCGGAGCCGAACACGACGTGGCCTGGGACATCGTCTGCTCGCTGACCGCGCGCATCACCCGACTGCGGGCGATGACGATCCGCTCCCCCGGTCGAAGCGAAGAGGGCCCGGCCCAGATGCAACGCATCGTCGACGCAATTCGTGCCGGCAAGGGTGACGAGGCCTATCAGGCCGCGCAAGCCCATATCGGCATCGCCTCCTCCATCGCGCGGCGCCTACTGGAAGAGGCTGCCGGCGACCGCGGCATCTGACGCACCAAACGACCGTATTTTGTCAAACGGGCCAAGGCGATTGCTTGACAGCCATTTTGGTATACCATAATAGCGAATTCCAATAAAGCAGTCCGCGATACAGGGAGAACGCGTTGCCGGCACTCATTCGCAAGACGATCCTGCAGATCGAGACGACGCTGATGGAAGGTGGCAGGGCGGCGGCGGAGCCGCTGCGGATGATCGCCGCCATGGCTGTGATCAAGAATCCCTGGAGCGGCCGCGCCTTCGTCGAAAACCTCAAGCCGGAAATCCACGACGTCGCTCCCGTCCTCGGCGAATTGCTGACCGGCATGATCGTGGAGGCAGCCGGCTCCGGCGCGGCTGTCGAAGGCTACGGCAAGGCAGCCGTGGTCGGCCTCGACGGCGAGATCGAACACGCCTCGGCGCTGATTCACACGCTTCGTTTCGGCAATCACTATCGCGAAGCCGTCGGTGCCAGGACCTATCTCGCCTTCACCAACACGCGCGGCCCCGGCAACGCGCCGATCATGATCCCGCTCATGGACAAGAGCGACGAGGGCCGGCGTTCGCACTATCTGACGATCCAGACCTCCATTCCCGATGCTCCCGCCGCCGACGAGATCGTCGTCGCGCTCGGTGCCTCGATCGGCGGACGCCCGCATCACCGCATCGGCAACCGTTACGAAGACCTCAAGGAACTCGGACGCGATGTTGGCAACCCTGCATCGGTCTAGGACCCGCGGCGGCGCGGCCTATGTCGACAGGGGGCGTGGCGAGCCGCTGCTCCTCATCCATGGCGTCGGCATGCGTCTTGAAGCATGGGCACCGCAGATCGCGGCGCTCGCTCGCGACCATCGCGTCATCGCCGTCGACATGCCCGGCCATGGCGAGAGTGATCGTCTGCCCCGTGGTTCGCAGCTGCCCGACTTCGTGGACTGGTTCGCGACAACCCTGGACGACCTCGGCCTGGGCGCCGTCAACGTCGCCGGTCACTCGATGGGCGCCCTGATCTCAGTTGGACTGGCGGCAACGCATCCCGATCGCATACGTCGAGTCGCCCTGTTGAACGGCGTCTACCGCCGCAGCCCGGAGGCGCGCGCCGCGGTCGAGCAGCGGGCAGCCGCGATGCGGAATAGCGATTTCGACAGGGAAGCGCCGCTGGGTCGCTGGTTTTCCGCCGACGAAGTCGACGGTGAGGCGTATCGTCTCACACGCAGCTGGCTGATGCACAACGATCCGGAGGGCTACACCACCGCCTATGCTGCCTTTGCTGCCGGGGACACCGTCTATGCCGACGCCTGGCCACGGATACAGGTTCCCGCCCTGTTCCTGACCGGCGGTGACGACCCCAACTCCACGCCGCTGATGTCCCGGCAGATGGCACAGGCCGCAGTCAACGGCCGTTGCCTGGTCATCGACGCACATCGCCATATGGTGAACCTCACGGCGCCCGAACAGGTCAACCGGGCGATGCAGGAATGGCTCGAGGAGGTGCCGGCATGAGCAAGCCCGACCCGCGCGCGTTGCGCGACGCTTTTGGTGCGTTTCTGACCGGCGTCACGGTGGTCACGACACATGATGCGGATGGAGCGCCGATCGGCTTCACCGCCAACTCCTTCGCCAGCGTATCGCTGGAACCGCCACTCTTGCTGGTGTGTCTCGCCCGCAGCTCGCGCAATTTCGGCCCGCTCACGCAAGCGCCGGGTTTCGCGGTCAACATCCTGTCCCAGGGCCAGAAAGAGGTTTCGAACACCTTCGCCCGCCCGGTGGAAGATCGCTTCGCGACGGTGGACTGGACGGTTGGACCGAATGGTTCGCCGATCCTCTCCGACGTGGCGGCCTGGTTCGACTGCACGATGCACCAGATCGTCGATGGCGGCGATCATGTCGTCCTTCTCGGCCGGATCGAAGCCTTCTACAATGGCCAGTTGAACGGCCTCGGCTACGCACGGGGCGGCTATTTCGTCCCCGAGCTTGCGCAGAAGGCGGTTTCGGTTGCGTCTTCGGAGACGGGTACGATTGCCGGCACTGTCGCCACCCGGGCAGGCCAGGTGCTGCTTTTGCGCGGGCCGGCCGGGCGCTTTGCACTCCCGTCGTGCGTGCTCGCCAGCGGCGACGGCCCCGATCAGCTGCAGACCTTTGTCGGCGGCCTTGCGGGCGTCGCCGCCTCGCTGGGCTTCATCTATTCGGTCTACGAGGATCGCAAGACCGGCAAGCAGCATCTCGTCTATCGTTGCGAGCTTGGGCCGGGAGACATCAGAACCGGGCAACTGTTCCCGGTCGACGCGCTGCCGCTCGACAACCTCGTCGATGCACCGACCGCCGATATCCTCGGCCGCTACGCTTCGGAGAGCGTGCTCGGCAATTTCGGCATGTATGTGGGCGACGAGCAGAGCGGCAAGGTCGTGTCCGTAGGCAAGGGTTCATCATGAAGTTCTCTCTTTTCGCCCATATGGAGCGGCTCGACGCCGGACAGGACCAGAAGCAGCTCTATGACGAGTTCATCGCCCTGTGCGAGATCGCCGACCGCGGTGGCATGCATGCGATCTGGACCGGCGAGCATCATGGGATGGATTTCACCATCGCACCGAATCCCTTCATCAATCTGGCCGATCTCGCGCGTCGCACCCGCAATGTCCGGCTCGGCACCGGCACCGTGGTCGCGCCGTTCTGGCATCCGATCAAGCTGGCCGGCGAAGCCGCCATGGTGGACATCATATCGGACGGCCGCCTCGATATCGGCATCGCGCGAGGCGCCTACAACTTCGAATATCAGCGCCTTTCTCCCGGCATGGATGCCTGGGGAGCCGGCCAGAGGCTGCGCGAGATGGTGCCGGCGCTCAAGGCCCTCTGGGCCGGCGACCATGCCATGGAAGGCGAGTTCTGGTCGTTTCCTGCCACCACCTCGGCGCCGAAGCCGCTGCAGAAACCGCATCCGCCGATCTGGGTGGCGGCACGCGATCCCAATTCGCATGAATTCGCGGTCGCCAATGGCTGCAACGTGCAGGTGACGCCACTGTGGCTCGGCGATGAGGAGGTCGAGGGTTTGATGACGCGGTTCAACGAAGCCTGCGCCAAGCACCCGGACGTATCACGGCCGAAGATCATGGTGCTGCGCCACACCTATGTCGGCACCGGCGAGGCGGACCTCGAGCAGGCGGCCAGGGAGATCAGCGTCTACTACAACTATTTCGGGGCCTGGTTCAAAAACGAAAAGCCCATCCGGCAGGGCCTGATCGAACGGCTCACGGATGACGAGATCGCCGCGAACGCGATGTATGCGCCCGACGTCATGCGCCGCAACAATGTCGTCGGCACCCCCGACGAGGTGATCGCGCGGCTGAAGCACTACGAAGCACTCGGCTATGACGAATATTCTTTCTGGATCGATACCGGCATGAGCTTCGAGCGCAAGCGCGCCTCGCTGGAGCGCTTCATCGCATCGGTCATGCCGGCATTTGCGGGGTGAACGCGATGGACCGTTTCCAGCATTACATCGACGGCGCCTTCGAGGACGCGACGTTCAGCTTCGAAAGCCTCGATCCCGCCACCGGCGAGGCGTGGGCGGTGATGCCCGAGGCGCGCGAAGCGGAAGTCGAGCGCGCGGTCGCCGCCGCCCATCGCGCATTGCATGAAGGCCCTTGGCCACAGATGACGGCAAGCGCCCGCGGCAAGCTGCTCTACAGGCTTGCCGACCTCGTCGCGGAACATGCCGGACGGCTGGCGGAGCTGGAAACGCGCGACACCGGCAAGATCATTCGCGAGACGTCCGCCCAGATCGCCTATGTGGCCGAATATTACCGCTACTATGCCGGCCTCGCTGACAAGATCGAAGGTTCCTTCCTGCCGATCGACAAGCCGGACATGGATGTCTGGCTGCGGCGCGAGCCGATCGGCGTGGTCGCCGCGATCGTGCCCTGGAACAGCCAGCTCTTCCTTGCCGCGGTGAAGATCGGCCCGGCGCTCGCCGCCGGATGCACGCTGGTCGTCAAAGCCTCGGAAGACGGTCCGGCGCCGCTGCTGGAGTTCGCACGCCTGATCGACAAGGCAGGCTTTCCCGCCGGCGTCGTCAATGTTCTGACCGGCTTCGGGCCGACCTGCGGTTCGCTGCTCACTCGCCATCGCGATATTGCCCATGTCGCCTTCACC
This genomic window contains:
- a CDS encoding flavin reductase, encoding MSKPDPRALRDAFGAFLTGVTVVTTHDADGAPIGFTANSFASVSLEPPLLLVCLARSSRNFGPLTQAPGFAVNILSQGQKEVSNTFARPVEDRFATVDWTVGPNGSPILSDVAAWFDCTMHQIVDGGDHVVLLGRIEAFYNGQLNGLGYARGGYFVPELAQKAVSVASSETGTIAGTVATRAGQVLLLRGPAGRFALPSCVLASGDGPDQLQTFVGGLAGVAASLGFIYSVYEDRKTGKQHLVYRCELGPGDIRTGQLFPVDALPLDNLVDAPTADILGRYASESVLGNFGMYVGDEQSGKVVSVGKGSS
- a CDS encoding GntR family transcriptional regulator, producing the protein MRELTLEQMRNAIIDGHFKPNERLVERDLCEQLGVSRTIVREVLRHLESEGLVATGLTRGPVVAQTTTKQAMQIYEIRGVLEGLAAKACAEGDREAIAGALQAVLDRILAGYAKRKMDAVLKETAEFYRLLFAGAEHDVAWDIVCSLTARITRLRAMTIRSPGRSEEGPAQMQRIVDAIRAGKGDEAYQAAQAHIGIASSIARRLLEEAAGDRGI
- a CDS encoding alpha/beta fold hydrolase, which gives rise to MLATLHRSRTRGGAAYVDRGRGEPLLLIHGVGMRLEAWAPQIAALARDHRVIAVDMPGHGESDRLPRGSQLPDFVDWFATTLDDLGLGAVNVAGHSMGALISVGLAATHPDRIRRVALLNGVYRRSPEARAAVEQRAAAMRNSDFDREAPLGRWFSADEVDGEAYRLTRSWLMHNDPEGYTTAYAAFAAGDTVYADAWPRIQVPALFLTGGDDPNSTPLMSRQMAQAAVNGRCLVIDAHRHMVNLTAPEQVNRAMQEWLEEVPA
- a CDS encoding LLM class flavin-dependent oxidoreductase; this translates as MKFSLFAHMERLDAGQDQKQLYDEFIALCEIADRGGMHAIWTGEHHGMDFTIAPNPFINLADLARRTRNVRLGTGTVVAPFWHPIKLAGEAAMVDIISDGRLDIGIARGAYNFEYQRLSPGMDAWGAGQRLREMVPALKALWAGDHAMEGEFWSFPATTSAPKPLQKPHPPIWVAARDPNSHEFAVANGCNVQVTPLWLGDEEVEGLMTRFNEACAKHPDVSRPKIMVLRHTYVGTGEADLEQAAREISVYYNYFGAWFKNEKPIRQGLIERLTDDEIAANAMYAPDVMRRNNVVGTPDEVIARLKHYEALGYDEYSFWIDTGMSFERKRASLERFIASVMPAFAG
- a CDS encoding amino acid synthesis family protein yields the protein MPALIRKTILQIETTLMEGGRAAAEPLRMIAAMAVIKNPWSGRAFVENLKPEIHDVAPVLGELLTGMIVEAAGSGAAVEGYGKAAVVGLDGEIEHASALIHTLRFGNHYREAVGARTYLAFTNTRGPGNAPIMIPLMDKSDEGRRSHYLTIQTSIPDAPAADEIVVALGASIGGRPHHRIGNRYEDLKELGRDVGNPASV
- a CDS encoding CocE/NonD family hydrolase — translated: MSNTKFHVIENEWIVLKDGTRLAARIWMPDDAGKAAPVPAVLEFLPYRKRNGTAPRDESNYPAFAAAGIAGVRVDIRGSGESDGVIDGEYTPRELSDAIEVIDWITAQPWSNGSVGMMGISWGGFNCLQVAALKPPALKAVISIASTVDRYNDDIHYKNGTHLSAQLSWAATMSAYQSRSPDPEIVGERWRTMWLERLEQEPFFMEEWLSHQRRDDFWKHGSIAEDFDGFPVPALVISGWADGYRNTPLKAVAGMPGKAKALVGPWVHKYPHFAYPKPRADFHAEAIAWWRRWLCDEQNGAEAAPQVRAYILDGPRPARWREADPGYWVAKDAWREPETMTLAIGSAGRLERDPAGRADGNALLNSPLDTGTAAGEFFTLKPDTEMAGDQRLDDAGSLTFETGMSMDECVILGQPVLKLRLSSDAPLANLAARLVDVHADGTATRVSFGVLNLAHRAGNAEPRALEPGRTVEVELVLDACGYRFAPGHRIRLSLSSAYWPMILPPPYDATLDVELSSIELGLPLLGEHRRIDVPEPADPDPLPRYETLAQGSAGRVVERDMLNGVTRYRVSEDTGLNRHPGNGLSARDTTEQVWSIVPGDPLSMTAEITMHSLVAREGWETRTRSVIRLSCTETEWITSEHMQASHDGTIVFERERSARIPRDHM